The DNA region TTAGGACCAAGTTTACCAGCTTTCATATCACCTAATGTATTACAATATCTAGTAGATACATTTAATATAAAACCAATAAGTACACCAGAGGATGATTTAAATACTGCACTATTGCAAGTAAAATGTTAGTTATGTAAAATAAGTAAGGTTAAAAAATTAAAAATGAGCTCTTAAAATAGAAAAATGATTAAAGTTTAATATTTATCCCACTGAAGTATCTCTATATGCTTTAGTGGGCTTTTTTGTTTTTAAGCCTATATTTTCAGAGATAAGATATAGTTAATACAAAGTTTTATGAAATATACAATCAACCTAAAATATGGTAATATATGTATATATAAAATCGAGATGCTCTTATGATTTTTATAAGTAGTTTTATAAAATAATTGAAAGTAATTTCATTAGAAAACATGTCTAAATAGAAAAATTAAAAATATATTTATTAATATAAAAATAGTATGATAAAGTCCTCATTTAAGGCATATGAAAACAAATAGTGAGTCAAAGATGCGACGTATATTTTGAATAATACAAGGAAACAGGTGACCAAGATAGTGAGCTATCTTAGGGTTCTGTTGACGCAGTAGGATTCAAAATAGACTAGTATACTGACTGGTTATTTATTTGAATGTGCCTAGATAAATAGATGGGGATTATTTGACACTTGATTACAAATAAATGTAATATAAAATTAATTGGATTTAATAAAAATAACTTAAGAAACATAGTAAATAAAGGGAGTGGGTACATTGAAGGCGAAGATAACTAAAATAAAAGGAATTTATCAAAAGGGAAAATTTTTTAATAATATAGGCACTTATTTTATGACATACAAGGGTAAGAAATATTATAGTGGAGATGTGATAACTATATATGATAAATATCAAATTCCTTATGACACTATAATTGTAGAAGAAAATAATAAATGCTACATATATGGATTTTTTTATGCTAGCATTGGTGGGCATATAGATAAAAATGAGATATCTGATTTAATTCTATATAGAAGTTACAAAGATTTAAAAGATGGTGAAATTATTTTTGATTTTAAAATAGAAATTAGAGATATAGATAATTTGGATGTACGTAATATAGATCAGAAAAAAATCAATGGAAGATTAAGTGCAGAAGTTAAATTAAGATTGATAGAAATGGATTTGTATCCTTTACTAGACAGAATACAAGATAAAAATTTAACAAAGGAACAAAGAGAAGCCATTGATAAAAAATTACATGAGTTAGGAAAAGAATTTATAATTCTATATGACATAGTAAAGGAACACAAATATATAGAGAAAAATGGTGTGAATTAACCCAACTTATAGAAGTTAGAGCTTCCTGCTTCCAAGAGTTGGCAATCTACACTCTCCACAGACTTGAAATTCCATTGAGTCAAAGGTACTGTACGATAATGCAACCTACATGAGCCTTGAATGTTTTACGTAAGATAGGATAATTCTGTACATTAGTTTAAAGAATTGAATGTTGGGCAGTTGGAAAGTAACCATAATAAGTAGTTAATGTGTAATAACAAAGAATAGGAACATTTATACAAATGTATATATGTTCCTATGAATAATTAATTTCTCCAAATATGCCACATTGCATTATTTGTGCCTCTTGCAAATACGTCAGTTCTGTTTGGTCCCCAGGATACTGCTGCAGGATCAGAGGTTATATTGCCGCCAAGACCTCTCCAGCTGCTCCAGCGAGAACCATCCCAAGACATGGTTATTAATTGATTATTTCTTCCTCTGGCAAATACTTCAAGCCTATTGGAGGCTCTAGAGGAAACGGCAGGAGCTGAGATTAACATTCCACCAAGATCTTGCCAGCTGCTCCAGCGAGAACCGTTCCACCATAAATGAAATAGACGGTTGTTTCGTCCCCTTGCAAATACATCAATTCTGTTATTACCCCAGGAAACAGCAGCAGGAGCTGAGGTTAATATTCCGCCAAGACTTTCCCAGTCACTCCATCTGGAGCCGTTCCACCATTTATGCCACATAGCATTATCTGTACCTCTTACAAATACATCAATTCTGTTATTTCCCCAGGAGACAGCCCCAGGAGCTGAGGTTAATATTCCACCGAGACTTTCCCAGTCACTCCACCTAGCGCCATTCCACCACTTATGCCAAAGAGCATTGTCGGTGCCACGTACAAAAGTATCCAGTCTATTAGGGGCCCAGGAAGAAGCAGCAGGCCCGGAAGATAATACTCCACCAAGATTTTCCCACTGGCTCCATCTGTCAAGGACAGAAGGAGGAACAAATCTGTTCCCAAGACAAGCTTTTATTACGCCTTCAAAAGTAGTATCTACTATATCTTCAGGTACACCTGCTGATAAAACTGAGAACATAATTGGATAGTTTTGTCTCTTGAAATCTGCATATAACATGTGACTTTTCTGTTCTATATCTCCTCTATATCTTGATGAATTATCTAAAGCATAGGGTATAACTTCTCTAAAAAAATTGTTCACCATTTCAGTACTTATTCTAAATCTTTTAAAGTTTGAAAACAGATTAGGTTCATTATCGTAAATTAATTCCAATATTATATTTGTCTCTGTGTCAGAAGATCTACTGTCCTTAGAAAAATCCTCTTCTTCAAATTCGTCAAAATCTTCAAATTCATCATAATGTTGAAATCTATTAAAGTTTTCTATTCTTTCATTTAAGAATGGGTAAGTATTCTGAGGCATGTAGTAGGGATGATAAAAAAATTCATTATTATACATTGGAAACCCCCTTGTATTTTTGTTACGGCTTCAAGAATATGATCAATTACATTCTATGATTAAATTTGAATTATGTTACAAAAATAAATGGAAATAAGCATGAAGATTAATCTAAGAAATACCTTACTCTAGTAGAAAAAAATTTGACATATTTTTCTAAAGGTTTTTATATTATTTTGTAGAATTATATTTTAGAAAGGTGGTGCATATTATGAAATTAAATAATGATTGTATAAGAGATATACTTTTATATGTTGAAAAAAATACAACTTATGAATATCCTTTTGCATCTGCTGAAGATTTGATATCACATTTAACGCAATATGATAAGGATACAATAAATTATCACATTAGAAAAGCTCATCAAGGTGGTTTGATCGATGCAATAAATTATAGAGATGGAGTACCTTTAGATATTTCTTTTTTGTCATGGAAAGGTCATGAATATATAGATACAATTCGTGATGATAAAGTATGGGGAAAGCTAAAGGATTTAACTAAAGATATAGCTTCTGTATCCTTACCACTGTTAGTTAAGCTGGCAGAAGATGTAATTAAATCTTTTTTAGCTGAGTAATGATAAATTTTAAAGCTTTTTAAATTTAGTGAAAATTTGTACTTCTACTAAGTTTATTATAGGAATTAAAACTTGTAGCATAATTTCTGGTTAGCTCATAAAATATATACAAAGCTTGTGATTTAAAGGAGCTGTTATGTATAATAATTACTATTACAGGGAGAGCATGCTACATCCCAAAATTATTGCCTATGTACGAGGGGATATAAATGGTGATAGAATACCAGATGGTGTGTATTTAACAGGTGTAAAGACCGCAGATAGTCCATTTATTCAAAATATTACTCTTGTAATACAGGATGGAAGAACAGGTAGATTTACTAATATACAACTTATACAAAATTCAGGATATAATCCTACCTTGTTTTTGGGAGATTTTACTGGGAATGCTGTAAATGATATCTTAATAGGTATTAATTCTGGTGGTAGTGGTGGAATAATGTATTACTACATTTATTCATTCATTAACAACATACCTAGATTATTATTTAACGTTGATGTATATAATGAAGAATACCAATACACCGTTACCTATAAAGATAATTATAAGGTGGAAGTTGTCAGCGAGAAAAATAATAAGAAATATATTATAGATATATCCAATAGGGGATCAGATTATTTAAATGAAATATATAACCAGGATGGCAAACTAAAAAGTCCTATTAGTGGATTTGTGAATCCACTGAGTGGTTTGTATCCTGTTGATTTTGACGCAAATGGAGTATATGAGTTGTTGGCTTATCAAAAAATAGCAGGAAGATATAATGCAGATTCTTTAGGGTATGTCTTAAATACTTTAAAATGGGAAAACAATATGTTTGTTTTAGATAATCAAAATGTAGCTATTTGGGGATCATCATATTTAAATAAAATCTAGATAGAAATGTATAAGTAAAATATTTGAACAGAAGGTAAAACTTAATTACCTTCTGTTCATTATTCCAGAAGCCGCCATCCGTGTTTCTTCCTGTTCAGTTAAATCGTCAAAAGTTCTGAATATAAAACCATTTTCTTTTAAATAACTTATTATTTTGGGAAGAGATTCTACTGTGGAGTGTTTATAGTAGGTATCGTGCATTAATATTACAGCCGTTTTTTTATTTTTGCATTGATATTCAATAGTGTTTTCAATTTTTATTGTAGGAACTTCTTTGCTATCGGCATCATTGGAGCATACATTCCAATCTACATAGTTTATATTTTTATTATTTAAGGTAGTTTTTATAGAATCTAAAACAGATTTTTCTGATGTGATATTATCAGAACCTCCAGGCATTCTTACATAAGAAATAGGAGTTTTATGGATTAATTTTTCA from Clostridium pasteurianum BC1 includes:
- a CDS encoding DUF346 domain-containing protein translates to MYNNEFFYHPYYMPQNTYPFLNERIENFNRFQHYDEFEDFDEFEEEDFSKDSRSSDTETNIILELIYDNEPNLFSNFKRFRISTEMVNNFFREVIPYALDNSSRYRGDIEQKSHMLYADFKRQNYPIMFSVLSAGVPEDIVDTTFEGVIKACLGNRFVPPSVLDRWSQWENLGGVLSSGPAASSWAPNRLDTFVRGTDNALWHKWWNGARWSDWESLGGILTSAPGAVSWGNNRIDVFVRGTDNAMWHKWWNGSRWSDWESLGGILTSAPAAVSWGNNRIDVFARGRNNRLFHLWWNGSRWSSWQDLGGMLISAPAVSSRASNRLEVFARGRNNQLITMSWDGSRWSSWRGLGGNITSDPAAVSWGPNRTDVFARGTNNAMWHIWRN
- a CDS encoding DUF2513 domain-containing protein — its product is MKLNNDCIRDILLYVEKNTTYEYPFASAEDLISHLTQYDKDTINYHIRKAHQGGLIDAINYRDGVPLDISFLSWKGHEYIDTIRDDKVWGKLKDLTKDIASVSLPLLVKLAEDVIKSFLAE